A single window of Pseudomonas lijiangensis DNA harbors:
- the mltF gene encoding membrane-bound lytic murein transglycosylase MltF, producing MFSLADFRPRCAKWLVATGLFLMLSACVDKPSTLERVKEDGVLRVVTRNSPATYFQDRNGETGFEYELVKRFAEDLGVELKIETADNLDDLFEQINKPGGPVLAAAGLIDTQERKQQARFSHPYLEVTPQVVYRNGQSRPTDAGDLTGKRIMVLKGSSHAEQLAALKAQNPGLEYEESDAVEVVDLLRMVDEGQIDLTLVDSNELAMNQVYFPNVRVAFDLGEAREQRWAVAPGEDNSLLNEINAYLDKVEKNGTLQRLKDRYYGHVDVLGYVGAYTFAQHLQERLPKYEKHFQASAKKEQVDWRLLAAIGYQESLWQPTVTSKTGVRGLMMLTQNTAQAMGVTNRLDAKQSIQGGAKYFAYVKDQLDEKIQEPDRTWLALASYNVGSGHLEDARKLAENEGLDPNKWLDVKKMLPRLSQKKWYSKTRYGYARGGEPVHFVANIRRYYDILTWVTQPQLEGNQVAEGNLHVPAVDKTKPASTPQPDAPQENPAL from the coding sequence ATGTTCTCCCTAGCAGATTTCCGCCCTCGTTGCGCCAAATGGCTCGTCGCAACCGGACTCTTCCTGATGCTCAGCGCCTGTGTGGATAAACCCAGCACACTGGAGCGAGTCAAGGAGGATGGCGTCCTGCGCGTTGTAACCCGTAACAGCCCCGCCACTTATTTCCAGGATCGTAACGGTGAAACCGGCTTCGAGTACGAGCTGGTCAAGCGTTTTGCCGAGGATCTGGGGGTAGAACTCAAGATCGAAACGGCCGATAACCTCGACGATCTGTTCGAGCAGATCAACAAGCCAGGCGGCCCGGTTCTGGCGGCTGCCGGCCTGATCGACACCCAGGAGCGCAAGCAGCAGGCGCGCTTCTCTCATCCGTACCTTGAAGTCACACCCCAGGTGGTCTACCGCAACGGCCAGTCACGACCGACCGACGCCGGCGATCTGACGGGCAAGCGCATCATGGTGCTCAAGGGCAGCAGCCATGCCGAACAACTGGCAGCCCTCAAGGCCCAGAACCCCGGCCTTGAATATGAAGAATCGGATGCTGTGGAAGTGGTCGACCTGCTTCGCATGGTCGATGAAGGCCAGATCGACCTGACGCTGGTGGACTCCAACGAACTGGCCATGAACCAGGTCTACTTCCCCAACGTGCGCGTAGCCTTTGATCTGGGCGAAGCCCGGGAACAGCGCTGGGCCGTGGCGCCGGGTGAAGACAACAGCCTGCTGAACGAAATCAACGCCTACCTGGACAAGGTTGAAAAGAACGGCACCCTGCAACGACTCAAGGACCGCTACTACGGCCACGTCGATGTATTGGGCTATGTGGGTGCCTACACCTTTGCCCAGCACCTGCAGGAACGCCTGCCCAAATACGAAAAACACTTCCAGGCCTCGGCCAAGAAGGAACAGGTCGACTGGAGGCTGCTGGCCGCCATTGGTTATCAGGAATCCCTGTGGCAGCCCACCGTCACCTCCAAGACCGGGGTTCGTGGCCTGATGATGCTGACCCAGAACACCGCGCAAGCCATGGGCGTTACCAACCGGCTCGATGCCAAGCAAAGCATTCAGGGCGGAGCCAAGTACTTTGCTTACGTAAAGGATCAACTGGACGAGAAGATACAAGAGCCGGATCGGACCTGGCTGGCGCTGGCATCCTACAACGTTGGCAGCGGCCATCTGGAAGATGCCCGCAAACTGGCCGAAAACGAGGGGCTGGACCCCAACAAGTGGCTGGACGTCAAAAAGATGCTGCCCCGCCTCTCCCAGAAGAAGTGGTACAGCAAGACCCGCTATGGCTATGCCCGAGGCGGTGAGCCGGTGCATTTCGTCGCCAACATTCGTCGTTATTACGACATTCTGACGTGGGTGACGCAACCACAGTTGGAAGGCAATCAGGTGGCTGAAGGCAATCTGCACGTCCCTGCCGTAGACAAGACCAAACCCGCCTCAACGCCACAACCGGATGCCCCCCAGGAAAACCCGGCACTCTGA
- the purL gene encoding phosphoribosylformylglycinamidine synthase, with protein sequence MLILRGAPALSAFRHSKLLEQLKQKVSAVSGLYAEFAHFAEITGALSSEEQQVLDRLLKYGPSVPVQEPNGRLFLVLPRFGTISPWSSKASDIARNCGLAKIQRLERGIAFYVEGQFSDIEAQAIADSLHDRMTQLVLGNHEQAAGLFSHAEPKPLTAVDILGGGRAALEKANVDLGLALAEDEIDYLVTSFNGLGRNPHDIELMMFAQANSEHCRHKIFNASWDIDGESQEKSLFGMIKNTYQMHSEGVLSAYKDNASVIVGNVAGRFFPDPETRQYGAVQEPVHILMKVETHNHPTAIAPFPGASTGSGGEIRDEGATGRGAKPKAGLTGFTVSNLQIPGFVQPWEVPYGKPERIVTALDIMIEGPLGGAAFNNEFGRPALTGYFRTFEQSITTPHGDEVRGYHKPIMLAGGMGNIREDHVQKGEITVGAKLIVLGGPAMLIGLGGGAASSMATGTSSADLDFASVQRENPEMERRCQEVIDRCWQLGDKNPISFIHDVGAGGLSNAFPELVNDGGRGGRFELRNVPNDEPGMAPLEIWSNESQERYVLAVSAEDFERFKAICERERCPFAVVGEATAEPQLTVTDSHFGNNPVDMPLEVLLGKAPRMHRSVAREAELGDDFDPGTLSIDESVERVLRHPAVASKNFLITIGDRSITGLVARDQMVGPWQVPVADCAVTATSFDVNTGEAMAMGERTPLALLDAPASGRMAIGETLTNIAASRIEKLSDIKLSANWMSAAGHPGEDARLYDTVKAVGMELCPELGLTIPVGKDSMSMKTRWSDEGTEKSVTSPLSLIVTGFAPVSDIRKTLTPELRMDKGETDLILIDLGRGQNRMGASILAQVHGKLGRSAPDVDDAEDLKAFFAVIQGLNADGHLLAYHDRSDGGLLVSVLEMAFAGHCGLNLYLDSLAETSAELASILFNEELGAVIQVRQDATPLVLAQFSAAGLEDCVSVIGKPVNNDEVVISFAGESVFTGQRRLLQRQWAETSYQIQRLRDNAECADQEFDALLEEDNPGLTVKLGFDVNDDIAAPYIKKGVRPQVAVLREQGVNGQVEMAAAFDRAGFNAIDVHMSDILAGRVDLNDFKGMVACGGFSYGDVLGAGEGWAKSALFNSRARDAFQGFFERTDSFTLGVCNGCQMLSNLHELIPGSEFWPHFVRNRSEQFEARVAMVQIQESPSIFLQGMAGSRMPIAIAHGEGHAEFAHDDALLEADISGTVALRYVDNHGKVTETYPANPNGSPRGIGGMTTRDGRVTIMMPHPERVFRAVQNSWRPEEWNEDGAWMRMFRNARVWVN encoded by the coding sequence ATGTTGATCCTGCGCGGTGCTCCTGCCCTTTCTGCCTTCCGCCACAGCAAATTACTAGAACAACTGAAACAAAAAGTTTCAGCTGTCAGTGGCTTGTACGCTGAATTCGCTCACTTCGCTGAAATCACTGGCGCTCTGTCCAGTGAAGAGCAGCAGGTTCTCGACCGCCTTCTGAAATACGGCCCGAGTGTGCCGGTTCAAGAGCCGAACGGTCGTCTGTTCCTGGTGCTGCCACGTTTCGGCACGATTTCGCCGTGGTCGAGCAAGGCCAGCGATATTGCCCGTAACTGTGGCCTGGCAAAGATCCAGCGCCTGGAGCGCGGTATCGCCTTCTATGTAGAAGGCCAGTTCAGCGATATCGAGGCTCAGGCCATTGCCGACAGCCTGCATGACCGCATGACCCAACTGGTTCTGGGCAACCACGAGCAGGCCGCCGGTCTGTTCAGCCATGCCGAACCCAAGCCGCTGACTGCCGTGGATATCCTCGGTGGCGGTCGCGCAGCACTGGAAAAAGCCAACGTCGACCTGGGCCTGGCCCTGGCTGAAGACGAAATCGATTATCTGGTCACCAGCTTCAACGGTCTGGGGCGCAACCCTCACGACATCGAACTGATGATGTTCGCCCAGGCCAACTCCGAGCACTGCCGTCACAAGATCTTCAACGCCAGTTGGGATATCGACGGCGAAAGCCAGGAAAAAAGCCTGTTCGGCATGATCAAGAACACCTACCAGATGCACAGCGAAGGCGTTCTGTCCGCTTACAAGGACAACGCTTCGGTGATCGTCGGTAATGTTGCCGGTCGTTTCTTCCCGGACCCTGAAACCCGCCAGTACGGCGCGGTGCAGGAGCCTGTTCACATCCTGATGAAGGTCGAGACTCACAACCACCCGACTGCGATTGCTCCGTTCCCCGGCGCATCCACCGGTTCCGGCGGCGAGATTCGCGATGAAGGTGCAACTGGCCGTGGTGCCAAGCCAAAGGCCGGCCTGACCGGTTTCACCGTATCGAACCTGCAGATCCCCGGTTTCGTGCAGCCATGGGAAGTGCCTTACGGCAAGCCCGAGCGCATCGTGACTGCGCTGGACATCATGATCGAAGGCCCGCTGGGTGGCGCGGCGTTCAACAATGAATTCGGTCGTCCGGCCCTGACCGGTTATTTCCGTACCTTCGAGCAATCGATCACCACGCCTCACGGTGACGAAGTTCGCGGTTACCACAAGCCGATCATGCTGGCTGGCGGTATGGGCAACATCCGCGAAGATCACGTCCAGAAGGGCGAGATTACTGTCGGTGCCAAGCTGATCGTGTTGGGTGGCCCGGCCATGCTGATCGGTCTGGGCGGTGGCGCTGCTTCCTCCATGGCCACCGGCACCAGCTCCGCCGATCTGGATTTCGCTTCCGTTCAGCGTGAAAACCCTGAAATGGAGCGTCGTTGCCAGGAAGTCATCGACCGTTGCTGGCAACTGGGTGACAAGAACCCGATCAGCTTCATCCACGACGTGGGTGCGGGTGGTCTGTCCAACGCCTTCCCTGAACTGGTCAATGATGGCGGCCGTGGTGGTCGTTTCGAGCTGCGTAACGTGCCTAACGACGAGCCGGGCATGGCCCCGCTGGAAATCTGGAGCAACGAGTCTCAGGAACGTTACGTTCTGGCCGTTTCCGCTGAAGATTTCGAGCGTTTCAAGGCCATCTGTGAGCGTGAGCGTTGCCCGTTCGCAGTCGTTGGCGAAGCCACTGCCGAGCCTCAACTGACCGTTACCGACAGCCACTTCGGCAACAACCCGGTGGACATGCCGCTGGAAGTGCTGCTGGGCAAGGCCCCGCGTATGCACCGTTCAGTAGCGCGTGAAGCTGAACTGGGCGACGATTTCGATCCGGGCACGCTGAGCATCGACGAGAGCGTGGAGCGCGTTCTGCGTCACCCGGCGGTAGCCAGCAAGAACTTCCTGATCACCATTGGCGACCGCAGCATCACCGGTCTGGTCGCTCGCGATCAGATGGTCGGTCCATGGCAAGTGCCAGTGGCTGACTGCGCCGTGACGGCCACCAGCTTCGACGTCAACACCGGCGAAGCCATGGCAATGGGCGAGCGTACTCCGCTGGCGCTGCTGGACGCCCCGGCTTCTGGTCGCATGGCCATTGGTGAAACCCTCACCAACATCGCCGCTTCGCGTATTGAAAAGCTGTCCGACATCAAACTGTCGGCCAACTGGATGTCGGCTGCCGGCCACCCGGGTGAAGACGCGCGTCTGTACGACACCGTCAAGGCTGTGGGCATGGAACTGTGCCCTGAGCTGGGTCTGACCATTCCGGTGGGCAAGGACTCCATGTCCATGAAAACCCGCTGGAGCGATGAGGGCACCGAGAAGAGCGTGACCTCGCCGCTGTCGCTGATCGTGACCGGCTTCGCGCCTGTCAGCGATATCCGCAAGACCCTGACTCCAGAGCTGCGCATGGACAAGGGCGAAACCGACCTGATCCTCATCGATCTGGGTCGTGGCCAGAACCGCATGGGCGCTTCGATTCTTGCCCAGGTTCACGGCAAGCTCGGTCGCTCGGCACCGGACGTCGATGACGCTGAAGACCTCAAGGCCTTCTTTGCCGTCATCCAGGGCCTGAATGCCGACGGTCACCTGCTGGCTTACCACGACCGTTCCGACGGTGGTCTGCTGGTCAGCGTGCTGGAAATGGCGTTCGCCGGTCATTGCGGTCTGAACCTGTACCTCGACAGCCTGGCTGAAACCTCCGCCGAGCTGGCTTCGATCCTGTTCAACGAAGAGCTGGGTGCTGTCATCCAGGTTCGTCAGGATGCAACCCCGCTGGTGCTGGCCCAGTTCAGCGCTGCCGGCCTTGAAGACTGCGTTTCGGTCATCGGCAAGCCGGTGAACAACGATGAAGTGGTCATCAGCTTCGCGGGTGAGTCGGTATTCACCGGCCAGCGCCGTCTGCTGCAGCGTCAGTGGGCTGAAACCAGCTACCAGATCCAGCGTCTGCGTGATAACGCCGAATGCGCCGATCAGGAATTCGATGCGCTGCTGGAAGAAGACAATCCTGGCCTGACCGTCAAGCTGGGCTTCGACGTCAACGATGACATCGCAGCGCCTTACATCAAGAAAGGTGTCCGTCCTCAGGTTGCGGTTCTGCGCGAGCAGGGCGTCAACGGTCAGGTCGAGATGGCGGCTGCGTTCGATCGCGCCGGTTTCAATGCCATCGACGTGCACATGAGCGACATCCTGGCCGGTCGTGTCGACCTGAACGACTTCAAGGGCATGGTTGCGTGCGGCGGCTTCTCCTACGGCGACGTACTGGGTGCCGGTGAAGGCTGGGCCAAGTCGGCGCTGTTCAACAGCCGTGCCCGCGATGCGTTCCAGGGCTTCTTCGAGCGTACCGACAGCTTCACCCTGGGCGTGTGCAACGGTTGCCAGATGTTGTCCAACCTGCACGAGCTGATTCCGGGCAGCGAGTTCTGGCCGCACTTCGTGCGTAACCGTTCCGAGCAGTTCGAAGCGCGTGTCGCGATGGTCCAGATCCAGGAGTCGCCATCGATCTTCCTGCAAGGCATGGCCGGTTCGCGTATGCCGATCGCCATCGCTCACGGTGAAGGGCATGCCGAGTTCGCCCACGACGACGCCCTGCTCGAAGCCGATATCTCCGGCACCGTAGCGCTGCGTTATGTGGACAACCATGGCAAGGTGACCGAAACCTATCCGGCCAACCCGAACGGCTCGCCGCGCGGTATTGGCGGCATGACCACCCGCGACGGTCGCGTCACCATCATGATGCCGCACCCTGAGCGTGTATTCCGTGCCGTGCAGAACTCCTGGCGTCCGGAAGAGTGGAACGAAGACGGCGCCTGGATGCGCATGTTCCGCAACGCTCGCGTCTGGGTTAACTAA
- a CDS encoding Nif3-like dinuclear metal center hexameric protein: MYKLAFFVPASHVEQVKNAVFAAGAGRIGAYDHCSWQVLGQGQFRPLDSSQPFIGQGGVVETVEEWKVEMVVADEFIHQAVMALKQSHPYETPAYEVWRLEAF; encoded by the coding sequence ATGTACAAGCTTGCCTTCTTCGTGCCCGCAAGCCATGTGGAGCAGGTCAAGAACGCCGTATTCGCCGCTGGTGCAGGGCGAATCGGTGCTTACGATCACTGCTCATGGCAAGTGCTCGGCCAGGGCCAGTTCCGCCCGCTGGATAGCAGTCAGCCATTTATCGGGCAGGGTGGCGTGGTCGAGACGGTCGAGGAATGGAAAGTCGAGATGGTCGTGGCCGATGAGTTCATTCATCAGGCAGTGATGGCTCTCAAGCAGAGCCATCCGTACGAAACGCCAGCTTATGAAGTCTGGCGGCTGGAAGCGTTTTAA
- a CDS encoding L,D-transpeptidase family protein, with protein sequence MRWLFAFFCMSFVPLSQAAFTQTIVPKGSEQKIIDHKVINTQSLADKKIDKVLVLKSARQLQLISGGEALKTYRISLGRNPKGTKLQEGDQRTPEGFYWIDWRKPSNNYNLSMHISYPNISDAARARREGVKPGSMIMLHGTPVDEEYPEWYFHTLDWTNGCIALKNNDMREVWDLVKDGTMIEIRP encoded by the coding sequence ATGCGTTGGCTGTTCGCTTTCTTCTGCATGTCGTTCGTTCCGCTGTCGCAAGCGGCCTTTACCCAGACCATCGTGCCCAAGGGCAGCGAACAGAAAATCATCGATCACAAGGTCATCAATACCCAGAGCCTTGCCGACAAGAAAATCGACAAGGTGCTGGTGCTCAAATCCGCACGTCAGTTGCAATTGATCAGCGGCGGCGAAGCGCTCAAGACCTATCGCATTTCCCTGGGCAGAAACCCCAAGGGCACCAAGCTGCAGGAAGGCGACCAGCGCACACCGGAAGGTTTCTACTGGATCGACTGGCGCAAGCCCAGCAACAATTACAACCTGTCGATGCACATTTCCTACCCGAACATTTCAGATGCGGCACGCGCACGCCGTGAAGGCGTCAAGCCCGGCAGCATGATCATGTTGCATGGCACGCCCGTGGACGAAGAATATCCGGAGTGGTATTTCCATACCCTGGACTGGACCAATGGCTGCATCGCGCTGAAGAACAACGATATGCGCGAGGTCTGGGATCTGGTGAAGGACGGCACGATGATCGAGATCCGGCCGTAA
- a CDS encoding NUDIX hydrolase: protein MKFCSQCGNPVILRIPEGDSRLRHVCEHCHTIHYQNPNIVAGCLVTQGEKVLLCRRAIEPRLGFWTLPAGFMENGETIEQAARRETIEEACATLTDLHLYALIDVPHINQVHVFYRAELATPEFAAGVESLEVQLFDEADIPWQDLAFMTVRRTLEYFFADRRQQVYPVHTSALPASRPIQDT from the coding sequence ATGAAATTCTGCAGCCAGTGCGGTAACCCGGTCATCTTGCGCATTCCCGAAGGCGATAGCCGCCTGCGCCATGTATGCGAGCATTGCCACACCATCCATTATCAGAACCCGAATATCGTAGCCGGCTGCCTTGTGACACAAGGTGAAAAGGTCCTGCTGTGCCGCCGCGCCATCGAACCGCGCCTGGGTTTCTGGACCTTGCCGGCCGGCTTCATGGAGAACGGCGAAACCATCGAGCAGGCAGCGCGACGTGAAACCATCGAGGAGGCCTGCGCCACGCTGACCGATCTGCATCTGTATGCACTGATCGACGTGCCGCACATCAATCAGGTGCATGTGTTCTACCGCGCCGAACTGGCGACTCCAGAATTCGCCGCCGGGGTCGAAAGCCTTGAGGTGCAATTATTCGACGAAGCCGACATTCCATGGCAGGACCTGGCTTTCATGACAGTCAGGCGTACCCTAGAATACTTCTTCGCGGACAGACGCCAGCAGGTTTACCCGGTACACACCAGCGCCCTGCCAGCTTCGCGCCCGATCCAGGACACATAA
- a CDS encoding CoA pyrophosphatase, whose protein sequence is MLDELLLRVSSHTPDILESDRRFPEAAVLVPVTRSDEPELILTLRASGLSTHSGEVAFPGGRRDPEDPDLVFTALREAEEEIGLPPGLVEIVGPLSPLISKHGIKVTPYVGVIPDFVEYRPNDAEIAAVFSVPLEFFRQDTREHTHRIDYDGRSWYVPSYRYGGYKIWGLTAIMIVELVNVLYDAKISLHHPPERSTT, encoded by the coding sequence ATGCTGGATGAGCTACTTCTGCGTGTCAGCAGTCATACGCCAGATATTCTTGAGTCGGATCGACGTTTCCCCGAGGCGGCGGTGTTGGTGCCGGTCACGCGCAGTGACGAGCCCGAGTTGATCCTGACCTTGCGTGCCAGCGGGCTTTCCACCCACAGCGGGGAGGTGGCGTTTCCGGGCGGGCGACGCGATCCGGAAGATCCCGATCTGGTATTCACGGCCCTGCGCGAGGCGGAGGAAGAAATCGGCCTGCCGCCCGGTCTTGTCGAGATTGTCGGCCCTCTGAGCCCGCTGATCTCCAAACATGGCATCAAGGTCACGCCTTATGTCGGCGTGATTCCCGATTTTGTCGAATACCGCCCCAACGATGCCGAAATCGCGGCGGTGTTCAGCGTGCCTCTGGAGTTCTTCCGCCAGGACACCCGTGAGCACACGCACCGGATCGATTATGACGGTCGCAGTTGGTACGTACCCAGCTATCGTTATGGCGGATACAAGATCTGGGGGCTGACGGCGATCATGATCGTCGAACTGGTGAATGTGTTGTATGACGCGAAAATCAGCCTGCACCATCCGCCCGAGCGATCCACCACCTGA
- a CDS encoding gamma carbonic anhydrase family protein: MKYRLGDSRVQTDPQSWVAPNAVLIGKVRLEAGSSVWFNAVLRGDNELIHIGENSNVQDGTVMHTDMGSPLNIGKGVTIGHNVMLHGCSVDDYSLIGINSVILNGAKIGKYCIIGANSLIGEGKVIPDGSLVMGSPGKVVRELTDVQKKMLEASAAHYVHNAQRYARDLAVQED; the protein is encoded by the coding sequence ATGAAATATCGCTTGGGAGACTCCCGTGTCCAGACCGATCCACAAAGCTGGGTCGCGCCCAATGCGGTCCTGATCGGCAAGGTCAGGCTGGAGGCCGGCTCGAGCGTCTGGTTCAACGCGGTGCTGCGGGGCGATAACGAGCTGATTCATATCGGCGAGAACAGCAACGTGCAGGATGGTACGGTGATGCACACCGATATGGGGTCGCCGCTGAACATCGGCAAAGGCGTCACTATTGGCCATAACGTCATGCTGCACGGTTGCAGCGTCGACGATTACAGCCTGATCGGTATCAACTCGGTGATTCTCAACGGCGCAAAGATCGGCAAATACTGCATCATCGGCGCCAATTCGCTGATCGGCGAAGGCAAGGTCATCCCCGATGGCTCTCTGGTGATGGGCTCGCCGGGCAAGGTGGTGCGCGAACTCACCGATGTGCAGAAGAAAATGCTTGAAGCCAGCGCCGCGCATTATGTCCACAATGCCCAGCGTTACGCCCGCGACCTGGCCGTGCAGGAAGATTGA
- a CDS encoding DUF1289 domain-containing protein encodes MSTESTPEKPVRSPCVSICALDEDDICTGCQRTVGEITGWSRMSNDERRAVLGLCHERAKASGVVWTLG; translated from the coding sequence ATGAGCACTGAATCCACTCCGGAAAAACCCGTCCGTTCGCCCTGCGTGAGCATTTGCGCCCTGGACGAAGACGATATCTGCACCGGCTGCCAGCGAACTGTAGGCGAGATTACTGGCTGGAGCCGCATGAGCAATGACGAGCGGCGTGCGGTGCTGGGGTTGTGCCATGAACGGGCCAAGGCGAGCGGGGTGGTCTGGACGTTGGGATAG
- a CDS encoding VUT family protein, whose product MIYLIAYIGSVVLINFAFSTAPHLDIIWSAWGGLVFVLRDMVQTRFGHGAILAMLVALLLSYVTSEPAIALASATAFAVSECIDWLVFSITKRPLHDRLWISSALSIPLDTFIFFGLIDALTAPVILTALGSKFAGVTAVWLIMAWRIRKNACPG is encoded by the coding sequence ATGATTTACCTGATCGCGTACATCGGCAGTGTCGTGCTGATCAATTTCGCCTTTTCCACCGCGCCACATCTGGACATCATCTGGTCGGCGTGGGGCGGGCTGGTGTTTGTGCTGCGCGATATGGTGCAGACCCGGTTCGGCCATGGCGCGATTCTCGCCATGCTGGTGGCATTGCTGCTGTCCTACGTCACCAGCGAGCCGGCCATCGCGCTGGCCAGCGCCACGGCGTTCGCGGTGTCCGAATGCATCGACTGGCTGGTGTTCAGCATCACCAAGCGCCCGCTGCATGATCGCCTGTGGATCAGTTCGGCCCTGAGTATTCCGCTGGACACCTTTATCTTTTTCGGCCTGATCGATGCCCTGACGGCACCGGTGATCCTGACAGCCCTGGGTTCCAAGTTCGCGGGCGTTACTGCCGTCTGGCTGATCATGGCCTGGCGTATCCGCAAGAACGCTTGTCCGGGTTGA
- the purT gene encoding formate-dependent phosphoribosylglycinamide formyltransferase, translating to MTQIGTPLSPTATRVLFCGSGELGKEVVIELQRLGVEVIAVDRYADAPAMQVAHRSHVINMLDGAALRAVVEAEKPHFIVPEIEAIATSTLVELESEGFTVIPTARAAQLTMNREGIRRLAAEELKLPTSPYHFADTFEDYSKAVLDLGFPCVVKPVMSSSGKGQSLLKSADDIQKAWDYAQEGGRAGKGRVIVEGFIDFDYEITLLTVRHVGGTTFCAPVGHRQEKGDYQESWQPQAMSPVALAESERVAKAVTEALGGRGIFGVELFIKGDQVWFSEVSPRPHDTGLVTLISQDLSQFALHARAILGLPVPLIRQFGPSASSVILVEGQSTKTAFANLGAALAEPDTALRLFGKPEVNGQRRMGVALARDESIEAARAKATRASAAVNVIL from the coding sequence ATGACTCAAATCGGAACTCCACTGTCGCCTACCGCGACTCGCGTATTGTTCTGCGGCAGTGGCGAGCTGGGCAAGGAAGTAGTGATCGAGCTGCAACGCCTGGGCGTCGAAGTGATCGCTGTTGACCGTTATGCCGATGCGCCTGCCATGCAGGTCGCTCATCGCAGCCACGTGATCAATATGCTGGACGGCGCTGCGCTGCGTGCAGTGGTCGAGGCCGAGAAGCCGCACTTCATCGTTCCGGAAATCGAAGCCATCGCCACGTCCACGCTGGTCGAGCTTGAGTCCGAAGGTTTCACTGTCATCCCGACGGCCCGTGCTGCGCAACTGACCATGAACCGTGAAGGCATTCGTCGCCTTGCTGCCGAAGAGCTCAAGCTGCCGACGTCGCCGTATCACTTTGCCGATACCTTCGAGGACTACAGCAAAGCGGTCCTGGATCTGGGTTTCCCATGTGTGGTCAAGCCGGTCATGAGTTCGTCGGGCAAGGGCCAGAGCCTGCTCAAGAGCGCCGATGATATCCAGAAGGCCTGGGATTACGCGCAGGAAGGCGGTCGTGCCGGCAAGGGCCGCGTGATCGTTGAAGGCTTTATCGATTTCGATTACGAAATCACCCTGCTGACCGTACGCCATGTAGGCGGCACCACGTTCTGTGCGCCGGTTGGTCATCGCCAGGAGAAGGGCGACTATCAGGAGTCCTGGCAGCCACAGGCCATGAGCCCGGTTGCTCTGGCCGAGTCCGAGCGCGTTGCCAAGGCAGTGACCGAGGCTTTGGGTGGTCGCGGTATCTTTGGTGTCGAGCTGTTCATCAAGGGCGATCAGGTATGGTTCAGCGAAGTGTCGCCGCGCCCCCATGACACCGGTCTGGTAACCCTGATTTCTCAGGACCTGTCCCAGTTCGCACTGCATGCCCGCGCCATTCTGGGCCTGCCTGTACCGTTGATCCGTCAGTTCGGGCCATCGGCTTCGTCGGTGATTCTGGTTGAAGGCCAGTCCACGAAGACTGCTTTTGCCAACCTGGGTGCTGCACTGGCCGAACCGGATACGGCTTTGCGTCTGTTCGGCAAGCCTGAAGTGAACGGCCAGCGCCGCATGGGCGTAGCCCTGGCTCGTGACGAGTCCATCGAAGCCGCACGCGCCAAGGCGACCCGTGCTTCGGCGGCGGTCAACGTCATCCTGTAA